The following nucleotide sequence is from Harmonia axyridis chromosome 5, icHarAxyr1.1, whole genome shotgun sequence.
GATTGTGGTTTAGGATATTGTAGTCATTGTTAAATATGCTTGCACAAATATAAATGTGAGTGTTCCACTAATAGCATCAAAGTTAGGTATATTGTGCAAGCATTTGCATGCTGTTACTATGTTCGGACAAAGAATAAATTCTGTTTAAGATGACGACAACAATTTAGAAATTATTGAGCCATCAACAAGTTAACTATAATGAAGATGTGGGACATTTTATAGATGAAACCATTTCTAGTTCACAAAATTTCACATCTATAAGCAATGACAcagaaaatgtaaattaaagcaagctcaattcaagtttttgtataattcattatttcaactgttttaGGATTTGCTGAAATGTGTAAAACAATTGAAGACTCTCAATGCAGAAGGAAAGAGGAGATTATTTGCAactatcaatggaaaattttccaaacaTAGGGTCAATGCCAAGAAGAACTAACATCTAAGAAGTGAAAATTGAGAAGTAaatctatttcccaagaaaaaaaatgaatagtatgcatcttctatgaaaatgaattttcttttggataTTTGGGtcataaatacagagtattcactaatacacagataatggttttaatcgtttattctcaaaacactcTCGTAAGTCTCACTTTTTCTCTAAGCAAGTTCTAGAAGGCTGAACGAAAGGGGGCCCTAACCCAGAAAGGAGCtcgacccagttcagctgtctgaacgcaagggagccCAACCCAGAtgggggctcaacccagttcagctgtctgaacgcaagggagttcaactcagaagggggctcaacccagttcagctgtctgaacagAAGACGTGACAGAAGGACTAAAACATTCAGGTTATGTCACTGACGtttgctctcgatcatcgaagatctatatttgttttctctctcgatggccctcgatggccgcGCCACGTgcagactcgcagcgccaccTACGACGTtgaagtaaaacttcaagtgtatggttggttgtctctctcgaaatttgttcggatgaagtaatattctaacactccctcccttcatcgaactacaagcagcattctccactctaagtctaatctataaacagaactcaattagtttatactctagtctctagaaatactctgaaaacaaaaattcaatgagttagtaTTCCAAGATtattaaatcattagtttttgagttaatctctCATGACCGTCTGATGGTATCTCTGACACATTCTCTTTCGTTGGAGTCCACCTCACTGTGGTTCTCTTATACTCAACACATTGTTtgaaatcaccatgtgttttaaccatatgtcttctaagtcctctaaatgatcatcaaatacttttagtttgtgactaccatctttcttggtgcattctccagcggatttgttatcacaccagactgttatAGGAAACATCAGTTTTCCTACCACAAATCTAAGTGCCTTATCAAGAGATATTAATTCTTGACAAGCATCACTCATAGCTAGATATTCGGCTTGACAAGTGGACGATGTGACATAAGTTTGTTTATGGCttctccaagctattacatctcCAAATaatctaataacatacctttcagttgaagaaaagTCGGTATGGTCTGTAaatgttgcatcggtaaatgcctCTAAGTATTAAGTTTGAGCGGTGAATTTAAGACTTGaattcacagtacctttcaaatacctgaagattctctttacacctttccaatcagcttcgatcggcttcattttttttctcgttaaacagttaacagcaaacgtagtgtctaccatttgatggatacattaagctaccaatcgcttctctataaggaactcttttcatctctataaggaactcttctcatctctatacggaactcttttcatctctagttCATTTGAGTCATCTTGTGGATTCTccaattgatttctcttaatcctgTTTTCTACctgtctggttaccataggagtattttgagcattgcagtcattcatattcaatctatctaatatattcatggtataatttgattgattgatttatatacctctcttctcggtttctctttatatcatttctcctccAAGTATATATAAACAAGgtccatgtatatcattctctgaaccaagattctggatctcttcagtgaatctcttattacatctctttggacttatcttcagtccatatagggctttccggagtttatatacataagatcatttgatctcattgtcaatgtctactccataaagaatctccatatagatctcctctatagtgccatttaaaaaggcaggtttttacttctgattgacaagcatgtaaatcatacttattgATTATTGCAAATGTAGTTCTAATTACTGGAGGTCtaatgtcatagatatttttgaccttaaagcctcgtatgactaatcttactttgtattgtataagaccatttgcctttaattttctctcgaataccatttcgagtctataatgtttgcccgttttccagatatttgaaGATCCCTTTTATCTACCAAaatccaaaccttattttgtatcatggaatcaatttcttcttttatagctttcttccataagtggccttctctagaatttatagcttcctCGAATTTTATCGGTTctctatttaatgaagaaataagcctcatatcttcttctctatcggttttctcatatttacctaaaataataatattaatagttgatctttattgataactagttatccaaaggcaatcgaccgaggtcgtTCAGCCCACTTTCTAAAATACTATTCTCTGAGTAATTAAAaaaccttgcatagcttacgtcctctACAGTTTTCTCTAAGTGTAGCAGGGTATTGGCCTTTTGATTGGCAGTtcccttattttggctctttcgagtttttcatccaatcccagtcaattatattttcctgggtctCTAATTTTTCTCTAGtgtcatcaagttgtttatttctataaacatcttCGTAGGCAAGTTTCTTGTTAAATCTCACATGTTGAGATTCAAAGGACTTTTTCCGAGCTTGAATGCTACGTCAAGTATCCACGGTATAACCCACTGGGACATCTTTCAGGGCacattctccaaatttcaagctaggttttggaatcttaatgtatgcgaacatcacaatacataataatacttacaaatacATCCAATACATCCAcatctctcaatttgatcaaagtggcattttgcatttggtgcaaactttgtcaatggtgtttgatatctgatagacttgtgtgttctgttgtacacaTCTATGAATGCATCAACATcaatctcccacatactcttaggtagtctggGATCAAACATGTATGTACAaaccttcttttggatcgtTGAGTCAATCCTCTCCGCTCtctcgttctctatattttctctactcagtacttctgggaatttcctttcggtaaatctgtaccttgatctgatctgatataatataccttctcatttttctccaacaagtttttttttgttgatattaagaatttctttaatgcttcagccaactcatcttctgttttaatggatatgctttagcaagtctccaatagtcttctatgtagacattaatgaatctttactgacctggatgagatggtggtttaataaatcccatcgtgtcagtgtgtgtcaactggttgtttctcagctctcattctgtctcttCAAAGTGTAATTTCtccattgtcgatatgatacatacttcacgttctaagttttggattgattccaagttatcgatctaaattacctctctactgatatgactgcaatcccaatttttcttgttgctcagattgtgtttcatgTGTTTTGTCAGTTAAAACTTGTAGAACTTTCTCTTTAGTTGAAACGATGAGATTATATTacttctccctcccaatcgcagattctggttctccctccgaacctaataactcgttattggaatgtgtctgcgattgcaagctcatctcatcttcttcgcttatcgttgctcgactctctaaaacaatctcatgattaatcttattgtaaaTACTTAGGATTTGTAATTGTCCtctgaaacaatttcattattaacctcattataaactcttaggacctgttctctaaaacaaattcattattaatcttattgtaaactcttaggatttgttctctaaaacaaattcattattaatcttattgtaaactcttaggatttgttctctaaaacaaattcattattaatcttattgtaaactcttaggacttggacatctaagtaaatattgaacccagagtctgcgagtttacgtaagggaagtaaattttcagaaatctctttctctgcaaatacgttttgcaatttcttagtattctcatttctagaatctaaatataagattaactcacccttactatcgattacaatgactgctatctcgttttattcgctctctatactcatattttgacatctctcaaagtttctcaagTCAGACAATcatttacgatatggtctgttgctacagaatctgcaaagaagttaatgattggatcaagtttacctgttttagtttctctatgctttatacttccaacccttcttgccttggagcgACCCTCTTTGTTGAATCTCTTACTCTCTCTCATTCTCCTCTGGTCTACGTGGCTCCGTCTCTTAGTGTTGAAACTTGGCGTGTTCAACCTAACTCTACTCGATCCTCTAAATTTAACGGGCCTAGTCTCGTTCGTGCCACCATTGTTAATGCAATCCTCTAACTTGATTGTCCTACAACCGAAGCAGAATCACTTACTTACTCTGTTGCCTCAAATTGCAATCAGTTGACCAGTGTCTTTCTTTGTTACAACGGaagcattttaatttatgtacccgttgaacttttggaatctccttttcaatttcagacctcttctcAACCTCCAATCTCTCtggtctctctctctctctctctgatgAAGTTCTTGATCTTgtctaaattaccttcttggttTAGGATCtgtctcctggtcagatctgcaTCTCGTAACTTGGATATGACTGGTAGTACAGCCTGATAAAGTGCAGATCTTATCTTTTGAGCAGTTAGCTCAATCACACCTCACATGCTCTTACCTGAAGTATGTGTCGCATTTGACTTGCACTTCCTGAagaacctcaaacctctacttacttcaacagggtctcggatattcaaaatttttctttcaatagttCTTCTCAATTCTGTTTATGATAATGTCTCATACTTaattacttctcttggatttgttggcctccgaaaaagtttggttactcgtacttggctctatgacgtccaacaaatcatttgtcaaaaagctctgatcatagactgtccatccagatcttaaatttgaattctgttctgtaacatggattaattttaaatacctgggttttctaagcTCTAGAATTTAACCCCAGAAATTATTCTCTTAACTATAATCACCTctgtaaaatgaattaatttttgaatacctgggttttctcaaattctaaaatttaacctcaaaaatattctcatatctCTAATGacctctgtaacatggattaatttatatatatatacctgggttttctcataCTCTAAAATTCTCTTCTCTATTCTCTCTATTGTACTCTCTCCATTGTCGACAATTTCTCCTCTCTCAGATCTCTAATTTCTCAAAAGGGGGTTTTATGTAATgactctaaaatttctctagcatctctcatctacgtatcactcgttgatactTTTCTAGTCAGCTAAGATCAAGGAAatgggcaattattaattgcatgaaaaacttacattggttttgacaattctctctttcctcgtaatgcatgaaacctatatcttctgcacttacggaaatggtggaatcgctatgataatccaccaacggttttccttgatttcctttggctgctatctatttcaggatttatgaaacaaaatatttatattatgtattttaagatttttgtgcattatatgctctcttagtacatttactaccaggtataagatataaaatttcgtttcgtgcttctgaattgcctcagatgcacagcaatctgatacaattcgaaacaTGGCTATTAAAGTTTTCGAGCATCACCACCACGTATATATACACCTTACTACaaagcggtatcacgcactgcaatgaaaacctgttgagttaggtatggccatttgTACATTatacgggatgaatacttgaatcctataatatccctagcttacaaacgaacaacacagcacagcaagcattgtacgaaagaagccctgaaatattgattatcactaatcttaccatactgcagtttttgtagtttagtgaaataaataattcccttaatttttcatcaatatatatactctcaaaatatctcaatctctggattatgtttatggaatgtGAAACATCTAATTTAacatgctccaagcaatgtatgtagaatcttcaaatctacatGTTCCAATTCTCTAGTTGTGTTATgtaaattttctaaaattattcaatctaaaacagaaagtatgttagcaAAGTCTCTGAAATTTTCTCATCGATACCTCTCaaatgatgtatgtacatctctcaaattatgactctgaaaaactctaaattcacataatataattttctcaaatgatgaatgtgaaatctctGAATTCACTAACATCTAAGTCAATTTGATACACTGAGTATGCAGAATCTCTACATCTGcataatctaaatctataagacatgtgtatagtaaaatatctcatttctcttaacatcaacgttcaataaccgttaagaatcagaTTTGCAAGGTCTctacacttgaaatcaacttcctAGGTTGTGAACATGATTTAACTCTATTAAAACCTGTGTATAgtcaaatatctcatttctctaaacatcaacgttcaataaccgttaagaatcagaTTTGCAAGGTCTctacacttgaaatcaacttcctaggttgtgaacatgatttaactctaatagataggtaaacacattatttccaaatacaatatatactgtataacaggaattctctatttcagcaatgaatatgaaataaatcatttccattcactgaactaaataaaatatctcCTCTAACCTCgttaattaagttgaaattacaacttacctcaatatttttctcttgtgagattttcagaataattgtTTACCTCGTCGCGCAGTTTGAAGCTTGCTGGTTCCATAACCTTTTGGATATTTGGGtcataaatacagagtattcactaatacacagataatggttttaatcgtttattctcaaaacactcTCGTAAGTCTCACTTTTTCTCTAAGCAAGTTCTAGAAGGCTGAACGAAAGGGGGCCCTAACCCAGAAAGGAGCtcgacccagttcagctgtctgaacgcaagggagccCAACCCAGAtgggggctcaacccagttcagctgtctgaacgcaagggagttcaactcagaagggggctcaacccagttcagctgtctgaacagAAGACGTGACAGAAGGACTAAAACATTCAGGTTATGTCACTGACGtttgctctcgatcatcgaagatctatatttgttttctctctcgatggccctcgatggccgcGCCACGTgcagactcgcagcgccaccTACGACGTtgaagtaaaacttcaagtgtatggttggttgtctctctcgaaatttgttcggatgaagtaatattctaacattttctctaaattcatattcttttttcatttttagcagAGACTACCAGAACTTCATAGCAAATAATTTAGAACATTGAAATGAGATTGACAAAAAAATCGAGGTAATAAAGTCTAACTGAACCAGCATGTTACACATATAAGAGACGTACAATGTTCAAATGTGGATAGAAGAACcagtcaatatcaaaataaaatatgacatACATCCTTTacataaattaatgaaattaattataattaatatattatataataatataatataattatatataattttgaacaactGTAAGTTTTCTTACAATAAACTACTTCCTGTATTGATTATACAATTTCATTTCccataattatataataataataataataataaaggtctttattcctTCAGTTACAGTTTACAAATATCatatcacagaaaaaaaaacaagctaGGAAAAGGCGAGATTCAGTTCACTCAAGAAGTGCCCTGTTCAATCCAACCTTTGATCCACAGCATTGCCGATGCAAAATCCAcccaaaacaacaacaaaaaaccaactatcaaaaaaaaaaacaaatgaaatctcaTTTGTAGATAtgcaaattaaagaaaaaaaatatatacatatatatcttTTCATAAATCtaccatataaaaaaaaaaatcatatctaCCCTGTCAAAACCCCCATCTGTTCATCATATAACAAGTTGAATAGTGAAATTCTGAAAAGGCGTTTATTAGTAATAGCTCTGACATCCATTGGTAGGCCGTTAACACATTGCGCTATGTTATATGAAAATGATCGTTTGAATgattcactgaaataaataggtGGCGTCAAGGTGCCCCTGAAACGAATGTTCAAATTGTGGACGTCCGAACGATATGTAATTTTATTGTATAGGTACGGAGGGGTCTTAGTGTTGATAATTTTCATGAACAAAGCAATAGAGTGCAAAAGTCTTCTATTCTTCATGTTAAGCCAGTTGACGATGCGAAGTGTGTAACTGattctttcatatttctttataCCAAATATCAGACGTAGGCatgaattttgcaatttttgtatTCTTTGTTTATCGTAGGCATTCAAACAAGGATTGTAGACAGCATCAGCATAATTTAAATGTGATAGAACGAATGAATCGCACAGTAGTTTTCTAAGTTCAACGTTTAAAAATTCACGGTTTTGATAGATCAATCTCAACATACCGTATGCTCTTTGTAAGCAGGCAGTAACATGATCAGTGAATCTCAAATCCTGATCAATCCACACACCAAGGTTTTTAACCTTCTTAGAGAATTTTATATGTTCGTTCCCTATTGTCACCATCACGTTACAAGCCTCGAAcctcaatctgtcaatttttcttCCGAAAACCATAGCAAGAGTTTTCCTAGCGTTGAGCTGCAAACAATGTTTTCTAGATATATCGAGTATTGTGTTCAAATCATAGTTTAATGCAGCAACAGCCTGATTGACTTCATCAGGGTGAAACGATATATAAAACTGTCCATCATCAGCGTAATAGTGTGCCGAGCAAGAAATGATAAATCTAATGAATTGGGAGacataaatgatgaataaaatcGGTCCCAAAATTGAGCCCTGTGGAACAcccctaaaaatattcaaaaaattggatagTTTGTTGTTATGAAAAACTGCCTGAAGGCGGCTGGCGAGGAAAGAGTGGAGGAACAACACTGCATTTTCGGAGAGACCAATGTGAAATGATATAGCCTCGAACATTTGGTAATTGAGACTATCGAAAGCCTTAGAATAGTCCAGTAAAGTAAGGATAGTTAATTTGCCCTGATCTGAGGCTCTGAGTATATCATCAGTTATGTGCAAGAGAGCAGTGGTGCAACTATGATTCTCTCTATACCCTGATTGTACAGGTGGAATAATATTGTTACGATTCAAATGTAACCAAAGTTGCCcactgatgattttttctaatattttggACAAGGTCGGTAATATACTGATAGGTCGTAAGTCATTCAAGTCCTTTGGATCAGTATTTTTTGGCACGGGAAGGACTAACGCTTTCTTCCATTGTTTTGGGAAAAGGGAATATTTTATACAAGTGTTCATAATATGTCTTATATGAGGAAGAATATGGGGAACACACAACTGTAAAGTAAGAATATTTATACCATCATGACCAACTGCTTTACTCTTTATGGATCTTATAATTGTGAGCACCTGGATTTCATCTACAGTTTTGAAGCTGAAGTTATCATCATTAACACGATTTTTTATATCAGAGTAAAAATTTATAAGTTCATTATCAGGTAGTAAGTCAGGtacagatttcaaaaaatgactatttatattttcaatattatcgtTGTTTTTGGGCAAATTTACACTCCTGCGTTTTTTGAAACCCATCTCCCTCAGACCTGTCCAAGGCGTTCCACAAGAGTTATGACTATAAAGATATCggttatattaattatttttttcttttttaaccGCCTGAGTAACTATATTCCTGAGATTTTTGTAAGTATTCCAATCATTAGCTTGCCTCGTCTTTTTAAATTTAGATAATGCCCGGTTTCTTGTATGAATTATATCTCTCAAAGTATCAGTGAGCCACGGTGCatattttttagaaattttatatGTTTTGAAAGGTGCGTGCAAGTCTAATAGAGCTATTATATTCGATGTCAAAAATTCCACTTTTTCATCAACTGTCGGTTTATCGTATATGTTATTCCAAGGTATAGAAATGAGATCCGTTTTAAATCTATCATAATCTAAATGTTTGAAATCCCTGGAAGTTTTGAAAATGGGTCCTGTTTTTTCGACTTTCAGATTAATAACGCAATGAACTAAATCATGATCACTTATTTCCGGAACTGGGATAACCCCTGTATTAACAATCAAGTCAGTGTTGTTTGTTAAGATGTAATCAATTAAGGTTGATGTATTCGGAGTTGTTCTAGTAGGTTCATTGACTATCTGTTTCAAGCCGAAGCTCTccaaaatttctaaaaatagtTTCATTTCAGTAGTGGACTTATTGAGGTAGTTCATATTGAAATCTCCCACACAAAAAACATATTCAACCGTTGGAATTATCTCTACCATTGTCGTTTCAAAATTATcaagaaataatttacaatcacAAAATGGTGGCCTATATATAACTGAGAACGCAACTCTAACACATCCTACCCTTAAAAGCAGCCATATTTGTTCACTTCCACCAGTATTTTTTAATATGCTGAACTCTAtagtatttttaatataaaCACCAACCCCTCCTCCTCGACTACCTCTATCGACACGAACAAAATGAAAACCGTCTATTAATAAGTTTTCGCTCAATATTCGTTCATTCAGCCAAGTTTCTGTTAAGCCAAGTATGTCAAACCTCCGCTCAATCAATACATCTTTAATATCACTGAAGTGTAGAACCAACGAACGAACATTCATATGAGCAATATTTAaagattgaaaatttgaattttgcattTTAATCTATTTTATCGTTATTAATTTGAAGGGAATGAATGATGAACAGATATTGGAGTAATGTTTACATAATcaacaataaatgaattgaaGTATGTATTATAAAAGTACACACTGTTATAAATAAAAAGATATAGAGGTTGATCAAACAA
It contains:
- the LOC123680911 gene encoding uncharacterized protein LOC123680911 gives rise to the protein MVEIIPTVEYVFCVGDFNMNYLNKSTTEMKLFLEILESFGLKQIVNEPTRTTPNTSTLIDYILTNNTDLIVNTGVIPVPEISDHDLVHCVINLKVEKTGPIFKTSRDFKHLDYDRFKTDLISIPWNNIYDKPTVDEKVEFLTSNIIALLDLHAPFKTYKISKKYAPWLTDTLRDIIHTRNRALSKFKKTRQANDWNTYKNLRNIVTQAVKKEKNN